A genomic region of Colletotrichum destructivum chromosome 5, complete sequence contains the following coding sequences:
- a CDS encoding Putative peptidase S58, DmpA, ArgJ-like domain superfamily, with translation MAAKSTPRGRIREVLPNLHLGTWPAGPKNSITDVPGVLASTQSIHAEDGVNTGVTVILPHRDWFKEACYAGIFSFNGSGEMTGSHWLEETGLLSSPIVLTNSFSVGDAYRGIYEYAIKHHSNDNGEVDWFLLPVVGETFDGYLNNIAKLAVKSSDIVKGIESATDAPVPEGNTGGGTGMICHYFKGGTGSSSRLVEGLDSNGNKKTYTIAALVQANYGRAAHLRIGGFPVGRILEKEKAEAQADVARHKDKKDGSIIVVIATDAPLSPIQCKRLAKRATVGLARVGGYGHNPSGDIFLAFSAANHIPVHTDVDRFKAKALKTEAIDDTSINGLLEAAADATEESIYNVLCSAETLTGFCGHQIEELPLDRLKEIMKKYDS, from the coding sequence ATGGCCGCCAAGTCGACTCCTCGTGGCCGCATCCGCGAAGTTCTTCCGAACCTCCATCTGGGAACATGGCCGGCGGGCCCCAAGAACTCCATTACTGACGTCCCCGGggtcttggcctcgacgcaAAGCATCCACGCCGAGGATGGGGTCAACACCGGCGTGACGGTCATTCTCCCCCATCGGGACTGGTTCAAGGAGGCCTGCTACGCCGGCATATTTAGCTTCAACGGCTCCGGGGAGATGACAGGATCCCACTGGCTCGAGGAGACAGGCCTCCTCTCCAGTCCTATCGTGCTCACCAACTCTTTCTCGGTCGGGGATGCGTATCGCGGCATATACGAGTACGCCATCAAGCATCACTCCAACGACAATGGCGAGGTGGACTGGTTCTTATTGCCGGTGGTTGGCGAGACGTTTGACGGGTACCTGAACAACATCGCGAAACTGGCCGTCAAATCATCCGACATTGTCAAGGGGATCGAGTCGGCGACCGACGCCCCTGTGCCCGAGGGCAAtaccggcggcggcacgggcaTGATCTGTCACTACTTCAAGGGCGGAACCGGCTCCAGCAGTCGCCTTGTCGAGGGTctcgacagcaacggcaacaagAAAACCTACACCATCGCCGCGCTCGTGCAGGCCAACTACGGAAGGGCGGCGCACCTGCGCATCGGTGGCTTCCCCGTTGGCCGCATACtcgagaaggaaaaggccGAGGCGCAAGCGGATGTGGCACGGcacaaggacaagaaggacggcTCCATCATTGTCGTTATCGCCACCGACGCGCCTCTGTCGCCGATCCAGTGCAAAAGACTCGCCAAGAGGGCGACGGTGGGTCTGGCCAGAGTCGGCGGCTATGGCCACAATCCATCTGGCgacatcttcctcgccttctccgcgGCCAACCATATCCCTGTGCATACAGATGTCGACAGGTTCAAGGCGAAAGCGCTGAAAACCGAGGCAATTGACGATACCAGCATCAACGGGCTCCtggaagcggcggcggacgcgaCGGAAGAGAGCATCTACAATGTTCTGTGTTCAGCCGAGACGCTCACGGGTTTCTGTGGACACCAGATTGAGGAGCTGCCTCTGGACCGGTTGAAGGAGATCATGAAGAAGTATGACTCGTGA
- a CDS encoding Putative COX15/CtaA family protein, whose protein sequence is MASFAPGLRRLALRASPSLFVCRQCQRQQPQWQRTSPSRIVDSIIRSQQTRSFNHTKAPLSFSSNAIVDRTSPIVEQAAAAAKEGVKKGAWPETNSKSVGYWLVGSAISVFGIVVWGGLTRLTESGLSITEWRPVTGSLPPRNQQDWESEFEKYRASPEFKLLNPHMDLDEFKKIYFMEWSHRLWGRFIGMSFVLPTLYFIARRRVTPKMALNLCGISCLIGFQGFIGWWMVKSGLKDDLFAPGSHPRVSQYRLTAHLATAFVCYSWMLLSALSVFRTRRLLADPVAASKAFAALQNPAIKTFRRLSFALVALVFTTAMSGALVAGLDAGLIYNEFPYMGLGLTPPSKELWDNFYSRKEDGSDLWWRNMLENPSTVQLDHRILAMTTLCSILSLFAYSRTRRVAGALPQDVKKSVLGTVHLVLMQAALGISTLIYIVPVPLAAAHQAGALALLTGALVLGHRLRVPKSTLAMIQKRIKAIKPQ, encoded by the exons ATGGCGTCTTTCGCACCCGGCTTGCGGAGGCTCGCTCTGAGGGCGTCTCCTTCGCTTTTCGTATGCCGACAATGCCAACGCCAGCAGCCACAATGGCAGCGCACGTCCCCGTCCCGCATCGTCGACAGCATCATACGATCCCAGCAGACCCGAAGCTTCAACCATACCAAGGCGCCGCTGAGCTTCAGCAGTAACGCCATCGTTGACAGGACCTCCCCGATTGTTGAGCAggccgcagcggcagcgaAGGAGGGCGTCAAGAAGGGCGCCTGGCCCGAGACGAATTCTAAGTCTGTGGGATATTGGCTCGTCGGCAGCGCCATCAGCGTTTTTGGAATTGTTGTTTGGGGTGGTCTTACGAGGTTGACTGAATCTGG TTTGAGCATCACCGAATGGCGTCCCGTAACCGGCTCCCTTCCTCCGCGAAACCAGCAAGACTGGGAATCCGAATTCGAAAAGTACCGCGCGTCCCCCGAGTTCAAGCTTCTCAACCCACACATGGACCTGGACGAGTTCAAGAAGATCTACTTCATGGAGTGGTCCCACCGTCTCTGGGGCCGCTTCATCGGAATGTCCTTCGTCCTGCCCACCCTGTATTTCATcgcccgtcgccgcgtcACCCCCAAGATGGCCCTCAACTTGTGTGGAATCTCCTGTCTCATCGGCTTCCAAGGCTTCATCGGCTGGTGGATGGTCAAGTCAGGTCTCAAGGACGATCTTTTTGCTCCTGGATCCCATCCGCGCGTCTCCCAGTACCGTCTGACTGCCCATCTCGCCACGGCCTTTGTCTGCTATTCGTGGATGCTCCTCTCGGCTCTTTCCGTCTTCCGCACCCGCCGTCTGTTGGCCgaccccgtcgccgcctccaaggccTTTGCCGCGCTGCAGAACCCGGCCATTAAGACGTTTCGCCGTCTATCCTTCGCTCTCGTCGCCTTGGTCTTTACCACCGCCATGTCCGGTGCCCTGGTCGCTGGCCTTGACGCCGGTCTCATCTACAACGAGTTCCCCTACATGGGCCTGGGTCTGACCCCGCCGTCCAAGGAGCTCTGGGACAACTTCTATTCCCGCAAGGAGGACGGCTCTGATCTCTGGTGGCGCAACATGCTTGAGAACCCCAGTACTGTACAGCTGGATCACCGCATCCTCGCCATGACCACCCTCTGCTccatcctctctctcttcgctTACTCCCGCACACGCCGTGTCGCTGGCGCACTGCCCCAGGATGTGAAGAAGAGCGTCCTCGGCACCGTCCATCTGGTTTTGATGCAGGCTGCGTTGGGTATCAGCACTCTCATCTACATCGTCCCAGTCCCCTTAGCCGCCGCTCATCAGGCCGGCGCTCTTGCATTGCTCACAGGCGCCTTGGTTCTCGGCCACCGTCTTCGCGTGCCCAAGTCCACGCTCGCCATGATCCAGAAGCGgatcaaggccatcaaacCTCAATGA
- a CDS encoding Putative calcium/proton exchanger, sodium/calcium exchanger membrane region, giving the protein MSDDSANQHFRGQVRSWGTANKPNGRDGDVDENSPLLVNGNHSANHESHVVNGDSGNQTLKFLFNSTHTPGTDSPNVAVRYSSQVWHVTKVSLLSNYVNFLLVMVPLGIVAGKLHWSPTAVFTINFFAIIPLAAVLSFATEQISMKLGEALGGLLNATFGNAVELIVSIVALKEGQIEVVQSSMLGSILSNLLLVMGMCFFFGGIVNMRDRVTGQGMEQSFASATAQTTCSLMTLSSASLVIPATLYSVLDKADSVEKEHSILVLSRGTAIILLLLYVLYLWFQLRTHPNLFDAEIQHHNDEEAEEPIMGPIAAATVLVVTTILVAICADYLVESIDPIVETAHISKNFIGLILIPIVGNAAEHVTAVVVAIRNKMDLAMGVAIGSSIQIALLVTPFLVILGWAVLDKPMTLHFETFETVAFAFSVLVVTYTVQDGKSNYLEGAMLLGLYIIIALAFYVSPSDALDKVLSVVQR; this is encoded by the exons ATGTCCGACGATTCAGCCAACCAGCATTTTCGCGGACAGGTCCGCTCTTGGGGTACCGCCAACAAGCCCAACGGGcgcgatggcgatgtcgacgagaACTCGCCGCTTCTCGTGAACGGCAATCACTCGGCAAACCATGAATCCCatgtcgtcaacggcgacagcggcaacCAGACGCTCAAGTTCCTCTTCAACTCGACACATACCCCGGGCACCGACAGCCCCAACGTTGCTGTCAGGTATTCGTCCCAGGTCTGGCACGTCACCAAGGTGTCGCTCCTGAGCA ACTATGTCAACTTCCTTCTTGTTATGGTGCCCCTTGGCATTGTTGCCGGAAAGCTTCACTGGAGTCCGACTGCTGTCTTCACCATCAACTTCTTCGCCATTATCCCGCTTGCCGCTGTTTTGTCGTTTGCGACCGAACAAATCTCCATGAAGCTCGGTGAAGCTCTTGGAGGGTTGCTCAACGCCACCTTTGGAAATGCGGTCGAACTGATTGTCAGCATTGTCGCCCTGAAGGAAGGCCAGATCGAGGTGGTCCAGTCGTCCATGCTGGGCTCTATCCTTTCCAACCTACTTCTCGTCATGGGCATGTGCTTCTTCTTTGGCGGCATTGTCAACATGCGCGACAGGGTTACTGGCCAGGGCATGGAGCAGAGCTTTGCCTCTGCTACGGCGCAAACCACCTGTTCGCTGATGACATTGTCTTCGGCATCGCTCGTCATTCCCGCTACG CTCTACTCTGTGCTTGACAAGGCCGATAGTGTCGAGAAGGAGCACAGCATTCTAGTCCTTTCCCGCGGTACCGCCATCATCCTGTTGTTGCTCTACGTCCTCTACTTGTGGTTCCAGCTGCGCACTCACCCTAATTTATTCGATGCCGAAATCCAGCACCacaacgacgaagaggccgaggagcccATCATGGGCcctatcgccgccgccaccgtgCTTGTTGTCACCACCATCCTGGTTGCCATCTGTGCCGACTACCTCGTGGAGAGCATCGACCCTATCGTCGAGACGGCGCACATCAGCAAGAACTTTATCGGTCTTATTCTCATTCCTATTGTCGGCAACGCGGCTGAACACGTCACGGCTGTCGTCGTGGCCATCCGGAACAAGATGGATCTAGCTATGGGTGTTGCCATCGGTTCCAGTATCCAGATTGCCCTCCTCGTTACACCTTTCCTTGTTATCCTCGGATGGGCTGTTCTCGACAAGCCGATGACTTTGCACTTCGAGACATTTGAGACTGTTGCCTTTGCATTCTCTGTGCTCGTAGTCACATACACTGTACAGGATGGCAAGTCCAACTACCTCGAGGGCGCAATGCTTCTGGGCCTGTACATCATTatcgccttggccttctATGTCAGCCCCAGCGATGCTTTGGACAAGGTCCTGTCTGTTGTTCAGCGTTGA
- a CDS encoding Putative alcohol dehydrogenase, iron-type/glycerol dehydrogenase GldA — MPPSLRVIPNAASRAVSLLRTIQAHPPSCPCHTNPGHHHHHNPLNFAPRPLRTSSSSRGFATPVDGPQKEYAFEMAASSIRFGPGSTQEVGMDFANMGAKRVAVVTDPTVDGLFAMQQVREALDREGINYKVYNQTRVEPKDSSIREAIDWARPFAPDAFLAVGGGSVIDTAKLMNLYSCYPDAPFLDFVNAPLGNGRPVDKALKPLIAVPTTAGTGSETTGTAIFDLVSKRAKTGVAHRNLKPTLGICDPLNTRTMPAAVKAASGLDVLCHSLESWTAIPFHERVPRPKNPILRPAYQGANPISDVFSFHALRATVKYLPRAVKNPDDYEAQSEMLLAATLAGVGFGNAGVHLCHGMSYPISGQNPGYQHAGYKVSYPIIPHGVSVAVTAPAVFRFTGASNPERHLQAAEVFGVDVSRVRKEDAGAVLADALARFLADLGDQPAGIRDLGFGADHLDDLVEGTIPQARVLMLAPGLETELQKEREQLRGLFEAAMVHS; from the exons ATGCCGCCCTCACTTCGGGTCATTCCCAAC GCTGCGTCCCGCGCCGTCTCCCTCCTGCGGACAATCCAGGCGCATCCGCCATCATGCCCGTGCCACACCAACCCcggccatcaccaccaccacaacccGCTAAACTTCGCACCACGGCCCCTGCGGactagcagcagcagccgtgGCTTCGCCACCCCCGTGGACGGACCGCAGAAGGAGTACGCCTTCGAGatggccgcctcctccatccGCTTCGGCCCAGGCTCCACGCAGGAGGTCGGCATGGACTTCGCCAACATGGGCGCCAAGCGCGTTGCTGTCGTCACCGACCccaccgtcgacggcctcttCGCCATGCAGCAGGTTCGCGAGGCCCTTGACCGCGAGGGCATCAACTACAAGGTCTACAACCAGACGCGCGTCGAGCCCAAGGACAGCAGCATCCGCGAAGCAATCGACTGGGCCCGCCCCTTCGCCCCGgacgccttcctcgccgtcggcggcggctccgtcaTCGACACGGCCAAGCTCATGAACCTCTACTCGTGCTACCCGGATGCTCCCTTCCTCGACTTTGTCAACGCGCCCCTCGGCAATGGGCGGCCCGTCGACAAGGCCCTGAAGCCCCTCATCGCCGTGCCCACGACCGCGGGCACCGGCTCCGAGACGACAGGCACCGCAatcttcgacctcgtctcGAAGCGCGCCAAGACGGGTGTCGCGCACCGCAACCTCAAGCCCACGCTCGGCATCTGCGACCCGCTCAACACGCGCACCATGCCCGCCGCCGTTAAGGCCGCCTCGGGCCTCGACGTGCTTTGCCATTCACTCGAGTCCTGGACCGCGATCCCCTTCCACGAGCGCGTGCCCCGACCCAAAAACCCCATTCTGCGCCCGGCCTACCAGGGCGCCAACCCCATCAGTGacgtcttctccttccacGCGCTGAGAGCGACGGTCAAGTATCTCCCCCGCGCCGTCAAAAATCCGGACGACTACGAGGCGCAGAGCGAGATGCTCCTCGCCGCGACGCTGGCCGGCGTGGGGTTCGGCAATGCTGGCGTCCATCTCTGCCACG GCATGTCGTACCCCATTTCGGGCCAGAACCCGGGCTACCAGCACGCGGGCTACAAGGTCTCGTACCCCATCATCCCGCACGGcgtctccgtcgccgtcacggcgCCTGCCGTCTTCCGTTTCACAGGTGCCTCGAACCCGGAGCGCCAcctgcaggccgccgaggtctttggcgtcgacgtctcGCGCGTTCGCAaggaggacgccggcgcggtgCTCGCCGACGCGCTGGCCCGgttcctcgccgacctcggcgaccaGCCGGCAGGCATCAGGGACTTGGGCTTCGGCGCCGATCACctggacgacctcgtcgagggaaCGATCCCGCAGGCCAGGGTGTTGATGCTGGCCCCCGGGCTGGAGACGGAGCTGCagaaggagagggagcaGTTAAGGGGTCTGTTCGAGGCCGCGATGGTGCACTCATGA
- a CDS encoding Class II Aminoacyl-tRNA synthetase/Biotinyl protein ligase (BPL) and lipoyl protein ligase (LPL): MADPSAPEPPTEQVKDLKVEDIAKLLKDDVTGEMVSKTELKKRQKARQREAEKAKKAAAAPPKPASNPKKGNAEAEEKNLDPSQYFENRSRAINKLRETKSPNPYPHKFHTDYDLRNFVKDFGHLKSGEHDKEKVVRVGARIHNKRASGNKLFFYDIRAEGVKVQVMAQAQEVSEGSPSFEDQHVHLRRGDIVGIIGYPGRTAPKSKIEKGEEGELSIFATEFVLLTPCLHTLPDEYYGFKDHEERHRKRYLDLIMNDKSRQILITRSKMVTYIRRYFDDRDFIEVETPMMGPIAGGATAAPFVTHHNDLDMTMFMRIAPELYLKELVVGGLHRVYELGRQFRNEGIDLTHNPEFTTCEFYQAFADVYDIMDLTEDLVSGLVKHLTGGYKTKFHTQHGEVYEVNWEKPWKRFEMIPELEKATGEKFPPADQLHTAETNEFLQKVLKKMKLECSPPLTNARMIDKLVGEYIEEQCVNPSFIFGHPQVMSPLAKYHREIPGLCERFEAFVCKKEIVNAYTELNDPFDQRLRFEEQARQKDQGDDEAQLIDENFCMSLEYGLPPTGGWGMGIDRMVMFLTDNYSIREVLAFPFMKEEKQAEKKASAAEVVGVKPVPEEGIPHK; the protein is encoded by the exons ATGGCCGACCCTAGCGCTCCCGAACCCCCCACCGAGCAGGTCAAGGACCTCAAGGTCGAGGATATCGCCAAGCTACTCAAGGACGATGTCACCGGCGAGATGGTCTCCAAGACGGAGCTGAAGAAGCGTCAGAAGGCCCGCCAGAGGGAGGCtgagaaggccaagaaggctgctgccgcccctcCCAAGCCTGCCAGCAACcccaagaagggcaacgccgaggccgaagagaaGAACCTGGACCCTAGCCAGTACTTCGAGAACCGATCTCGCGCCATCAACAA GCTGCGCGAGACCAAGTCTCCCAACCCTTACCCCCACAAGTTCCACA CCGACTATGACTTGCGCAACTTCGTCAAGGACTTCGGGCACCTCAAGTCCGGCGAgcacgacaaggagaaggtcgTCCGCGTGGGCGCTCGTATTCACAACAAGCGTGCCTCCGGCAACAAGCTCTTCTTCTACGACAtccgcgccgagggcgtcaaggtccAGGTCATGGCCCAGGCTCAAGAGGTGAGCGAGGGCAGCCCGTCGTTCGAGGACCAGCATGTTCACCTGCGCCGCGGTGACATTGTGGGCATCATCGGATACCCCGGCCGCACGGCACCCAAGTCCAAgatcgagaagggcgaggagggtgaaTTGTCCATCTTCGCGACAGAGTTCGTCCTCCTGACGCCCTGCTTGCACACCCTACCCGATGAGTACTACGGCTTCAAAGACCATGAGGAGCGCCACCGCAAGCGCTACCTTGATCTCATCATGAACGATAAGAGCCGCCAGATCCTCATCACCAGATCCAAGATGGTCACCTACATCAGAAGATACTTCGATGACAGAGACTtcatcgaggtcgagacgCCCATGATGGGTCCCATTGCTGGTGgtgccaccgccgcccccttcGTCACCCACCACAACGACCTGGACATGACTATGTTCATGAGAATAGCTCCCGAGCTCTAcctcaaggagctcgtcgtTGGTGGTCTCCACCGCGTCTACGAACTTGGCCGCCAGTTCAGAAACGAGGGCATCGACCTGACCCACAACCCCGAGTTCACCACCTGCGAGTTCTACCAAGCTTTCGCCGATGTCTACGACATTATGGACTTGaccgaggacctcgtcagcggcctcgtcaagCACCTTACCGGCGGCTACAAGACTAAGTTTCACACCCAGCACGGCGAAGTGTACGAGGTCAACTGGGAGAAGCCCTGGAAGCGCTTCGAGATGATCCCtgagctcgagaaggccacGGGCGAGAAATTCCCCCCCGCCGACCAGCTGCACACCGCCGAGACCAACGAGTTCCTCCAGAAGGTCCTCAAGAAGATGAAGCTCGAGTGCTCGCCGCCCCTTACCAACGCCCGCATGATCGAcaagctcgtcggcgagtACATCGAGGAGCAGTGTGTCAACCCCTCTTTCATCTTCGGCCACCCGCAGGTCATGAGCCCACTCGCCAAGTACCACCGCGAGATCCCCGGTCTGTGCGAGCGCTTCGAGGCCTTTGTTTGCAAGAAGGAGATTGTCAACGCCTACACTGAGTTGAACGACCCCTTCGACCAGAGACTGCGCTTCGAGGAGCAGGCCCGCCAGAAGGACCagggtgacgacgaggcccagctCATCGACGAAAACTTTTGCATGTCGCTCGAGTATGGTCTGCCGCCCACCGGTGGCTGGGGCATGGGTATCGACAGAATGGTCATGTTCTTAACCGACAACTACAGCATTCGCGAGGTGCTTGCCTTCCCCTTcatgaaggaggagaagcaggccgagaagaaggcttccgccgccgaggtggtCGGCGTCAAGCCCGTCCCCGAGGAGGGAATTC CCCACAAATAG
- a CDS encoding Putative small-subunit processome, Utp14 protein, whose translation MPGRQSHGRPLLSSKPAQKNFRKSKSKAQAKALDAFTIASEQYPTKEKRTPRFREIEAAPDTGKKHSRANDEEDEDEDEDEDDQPRRKKARPSAGAGGDSDEYGSDSEGNEWHYGVNEDEDSELDSDEAFGESDQEDFQGYSIGGSKAAKGKENDSEDEDEDDDDESLGDDAIDLAQALDEYESDESMAGQDNEDDSDDSDAEADSPPSSDDDDDEELEADPSKLGELQKFIAGFGGEDDKDAAPTKQKQKINLKDLGLAGVKDAQMRKSVKLMAKEEKETSRPGAGKKLEVPLSRRQQDKLQRAAAYDKANETLTRWQETVKHNRRAEHLVFPLPQNAADEGLDNRELQAITAKNSASELEQTILGIMQQSGLAMNKEEENKRKKAEAEEGLSQEALRDLVNQRRRERELSSREAKRAKRIKKIKSKAYHRVHRKEKEREDMKLHEAMAENGEIDSEAERDAQDRARALERVGARHRDSKWAKLGAGNKRAVWDDDYRAGLHDMARREEELRKRKEGRAGGDEDSDRSADDDSDSGGSDEEGGEQRKLLKQLNRLEQEEDDEPASGLMQMKFMKKAEAAQKKANDELIAQIRRDLDSDAGEADSDAEVTEVGRKKFGSAAQPAISAPALLAGKKQRKAAARAGDDDSNDVPDNSVVNTGFSLTAEPSMTGSAWSSGPRKKSAKTGGKGSGARVEDLDNSLAMTASSGKPQPSKPKSSAVSRTSTGGGTLADEDSDGDSDPSPDVHLPLAIRDVAAMDKAFAGDDVVIDFAREKADVEAEDDDKIVDNTLPGWGGWVGDGVSSREKKRQQGRFVTKVEGVKKADRKDAKLDKVIISEKRVKKNDKYLATQLPHPFESKAQYERSLRLPLGPEWVTKESHQEATKPRILKKQGIIAPMSRPTM comes from the exons ATGCCTGGAAGACAATCTCACGGGCGGCCGTTGCTGTCCTCGAAGCCGGCGCAAAAAAACTTTCGCAAGTCGAAATCCAAGGCCCAAGCTAAGGCGCTCGACGCCTTCACCATCGCCTCGGAGCAGTACCCGACCAAGGAGAAGCGCACACCACGGTTCCGTGAGATCGAGGCGGCGCCCGACACTGGGAAGAAGCACAGCCGCGCGaacgatgaggaggacgaggacgaagacgaggacgaggacgaccaGCCCAGGCGGAAGAAGGCCAGACCCTCTGCaggggccggcggcgactcggacgagtatggcagcgacagcgaggGAAACGAATGGCACTATGGTGtcaacgaggacgaagactCGGAGCTCGACAGTGACGAGGCGTTTGGTGAGAGTGACCAGGAGGATTTCCAGGGCTACTCCATCGGAGGCagcaaggcggccaagggaAAGGAG AACGACTCAGAAgatgaggacgaagacgacgacgacgagtctctcggcgatgatgcgaTAGACCTGGCACAAGCCCTGGACGAGTACGAATCCGACGAGTCCATGGCCGGCCAAGACAACGAAGATGATTCGGACGACTCGGATGCCGAGGCTGATAGCCCGCCGTCctcagacgacgatgacgacgaagagctgGAAGCCGACCCCTCAAAGCTTGGCGAGCTGCAAAAGTTcatcgccggcttcggcggcgaagacgacaaGGACGCGGCACCCACAAAGCAGAAGCAAAAGATCAACCTCAaggacctcggcctcgcgggcGTCAAGGATGCGCAGATGCGCAAGTCGGTCAAGCTCAtggcgaaggaggagaaggaaacgTCACGCCCCGGCGCgggcaagaagctcgaggtgCCGCTGTCGCGCCGACAGCAGGACAAGCTCCAACGCGCCGCGGCGTACGACAAGGCGAACGAGACGCTCACCCGCTGGCAGGAGACAGTCAAGCACAACCGTCGCGCCGAGCATCTCGTCTTCCCGCTACCGCAGaatgccgccgacgagggcctcgacAACCGCGAGCTGCAGGCCATCACGGCCAAGAACTCAGCGTCGGAGCTTGAGCAGACGATCCTTGGCATCATGCAACAGTCCGGGCTCGCGATGaacaaggaggaagagaataagaggaagaaggccgaggccgaggagggacTCTCGCAGGAGGCGCTCAGGGACCTCGTCaaccagcgccgccgcgagcgcgagcTCAGCTCACGCGAGGCCAAACGCGCGAAGCGCATCAAGAAGATCAAATCCAAGGCGTACCACCGCGTGCACCGCAAGGAGAAAGAGCGCGAAGACATGAAGCTCCATGAGGCCATGGCGGAGAACGGCGAGATCGACTCCGAGGCGGAGCGCGATGCGCAGGACCGCGCGAGGGCCCTCGAGCGCGTTGGCGCCCGGCACAGGGACTCCAAGTGGGCcaagctcggcgccggcaacaaGCGCGCTGTGTGGGATGACGACTACCGTGCCGGCCTACACGACATGGCTCgccgcgaggaggagctccgGAAGCGTAAGGAGGGCcgcgcgggcggcgacgaggactcTGACCGGTccgcggacgacgacagcgacagcggcgggtcagacgaagagggcggcgagcagcGCAAGCTGCTGAAGCAGCTCAACCgcctcgagcaggaggaggacgacgaacCCGCGTCCGGCTTGATGCAGATGAAGTTCATGAaaaaggccgaggcggcgcagaagaaggccaacgACGAGCTCATTGCGCAGATCCGCCGGGACCTCGACTCGGACGCCGGAGAGGCCGACTCAGACGCCGAGGTCACCGAGGTCGGCCGCAAAAAGTTCGGCAGCGCCGCGCAGCCCGCCATCTCGGCGCCCGCCCTGTTGGCCGGGAAGAAACAGAGGAAAGCGGCCGCGcgagccggcgacgatgacagcAACGACGTCCCTGACAACAGCGTCGTCAACACAGGCTTCTCCCTCACCGCGGAGCCCTCGATGACGGGATCCGCGTGGTCCTCGGGCCCGCGCAAGAAGTCCGCCAAGACGGGCGGCAAGGGCAGCGGCGCGCgtgtcgaggacctcgacaaCTCCCTTGCCATGACAGCCTCGTCGGGCAAACCCCAACCCTCTAAGCCTAAATCTTCCGCCGTGTCAAGGACATCAACAGGAGGAGGAACTCTCGCCGACGAAGACTCCGACGGCGACTCGGACCCCTCCCCGGACGTCCACCTCCCCCTCGCGATCCGCGACGTCGCAGCCATGGACAAGGCCTTCGCGGGCGATGACGTTGTCATCGACTTCGCGCGCGAAaaggccgatgtcgaggcTGAAGATGACGACAAGATCGTCGACAACACCTTGCCCGGTTGGGGCGGCTGGGTCGGTGACGGCGTGAGTAGCCGCGAGAAGAAACGGCAGCAGGGCCGGTTCGTAACAaaggtcgagggcgtcaagaagGCGGACCGCAAGGACGCCAAGCTGGACAAGGTCATCATCAGCGAGAAGCGCGTCAAGAAG AACGACAAATACCTCGCCACACAGCTTCCTCATCCCTTCGAGTCCAAGGCGCAGTACGAGCGCTCGCTGCGTCTGCCCCTCGGTCCGGAATGGGTCACCAAGGAATCCCACCAGGAGGCAACCAAGCCACGCATTCTCAAGAAGCAAGGTATCATTGCGCCCATGTCAAGGCCGACCATGTAA